The following are from one region of the Leptospiraceae bacterium genome:
- the sufC gene encoding Fe-S cluster assembly ATPase SufC, with protein sequence MSELIKIVDLHASIQGKEILKGVNLTINAGEVHAIMGKNGSGKSTLSNIIMGHPNYEITKGDILFRGESILGLKTDERAKKGIFLCFQYPTGIPGVTVANFLRTVLKSLTGKEIAIKDFRKDLKEAMKLLQMDDSFVSRYVNDGFSGGEKKRNEILQMSLFKPLLAILDETDSGLDIDALKIVCDGINRYKSKDNAILLITHYQRMLNYITPDFVHVFIDGTIALTGGKELALKLEDNGYDWVTAGAAK encoded by the coding sequence TTGTCCGAGCTTATAAAAATAGTAGATTTACACGCAAGTATTCAAGGGAAAGAAATTTTAAAAGGCGTTAACCTCACAATCAATGCGGGGGAAGTGCACGCCATCATGGGAAAAAACGGTTCCGGTAAAAGCACTCTTTCTAATATCATCATGGGTCATCCCAATTATGAAATTACGAAAGGCGATATTTTATTTCGCGGTGAATCGATTCTAGGTCTTAAAACAGATGAGAGAGCCAAGAAAGGAATTTTTCTTTGTTTCCAATATCCTACCGGCATACCGGGAGTAACCGTTGCAAACTTTTTACGCACAGTCCTAAAAAGTCTAACTGGAAAAGAAATAGCAATCAAAGACTTTCGTAAAGACTTAAAAGAGGCTATGAAACTTTTACAAATGGATGACTCTTTTGTTAGCCGCTATGTAAATGATGGTTTTTCAGGTGGAGAAAAGAAACGAAACGAAATTTTACAAATGTCGCTTTTTAAACCGTTACTCGCCATACTAGACGAAACCGATTCAGGACTTGACATTGATGCACTCAAGATTGTATGTGATGGAATTAATCGCTATAAGTCAAAAGACAATGCGATTTTACTCATTACCCATTATCAGAGAATGTTAAATTATATCACCCCTGATTTTGTGCATGTATTCATTGACGGAACAATCGCGCTAACCGGCGGAAAAGAACTTGCTCTAAAGCTAGAAGATAACGGATACGACTGGGTAACCGCTGGAGCCGCAAAGTAA